The sequence below is a genomic window from Pseudomonadota bacterium.
AAGGGGAAGGCTTTAATCAACTCTATATCCGCAAGGCCTGAGAGAATGGCAGCCCTTATGCCCCTTGCAAAAAAATACAACGCTTACTTCATCGGACTCACCCTCGGGCCGGAAGGCATTCCAAGGGATTCGAATGAAAGAGGATTGCTTGCAGCCCAGATTATGGCAGAGGCGGCAGGGTACGACATATTGGAAGAAGATATATGGTTCGACCCAATTGTGCTGCCCATCAACACTCAGCAGGCTCAGTTGCAGGGCTGCACTGAATTTGTCATGATGCTTCCCGAGCTTTCACCGGCTTCCAAGTCAACCTGTGGACTTTCGAACGTATCAAACGGCACGCCTAACAACCTCAGGGGGATTCTCAATAGAACTTATCTCATTATGATCAAACGCTACGGTATATATTCGGCGATTGTTGATGCCTTCGATACAGAACTAAGGGCTATCGTAAAAGGCGAAAAACCTGAACTCGAAGCGCTTGTACACAGGGTAATGGATGGGGAGCAAGTGGACACTTCCGAACTTTCAAAATATGAGATTAATTACGTGAAGACGGCAAGGGTACTTCTCGGTCAGACTCTGTATTCGGATTCATGGTTGGAATTGTAAGATACAGCTTTAATGATAAACCATATCTATATTTACTTTAATATCAGTATGATATGGTTTA
It includes:
- a CDS encoding dihydropteroate synthase, whose product is MLLIGENLNVISKKIGEALKQRDPEPIRAMAEAQTKAGMDMMDINLGPARKEGPELMEWVVKTVQEVTDLPLSLDTMNIEAIEAGLQVHKGKALINSISARPERMAALMPLAKKYNAYFIGLTLGPEGIPRDSNERGLLAAQIMAEAAGYDILEEDIWFDPIVLPINTQQAQLQGCTEFVMMLPELSPASKSTCGLSNVSNGTPNNLRGILNRTYLIMIKRYGIYSAIVDAFDTELRAIVKGEKPELEALVHRVMDGEQVDTSELSKYEINYVKTARVLLGQTLYSDSWLEL